A part of Jaculus jaculus isolate mJacJac1 chromosome 17, mJacJac1.mat.Y.cur, whole genome shotgun sequence genomic DNA contains:
- the Celsr3 gene encoding cadherin EGF LAG seven-pass G-type receptor 3 isoform X2 produces MARQPLCWGLRGPLTPVLLLILFLSLFPCSREELGGGGEEAWDPGVAATEPRAQIGGGALALCPESPGAWEDGESGLGVREPVFMRLRGGRQSARSGRGSPEQTNPELAVQALDSREQETGQGPGCLLCWHPEISSCGRTGPLRRGSLSPEALSPGDPGVGSSSPHPLDLLVQSGAPKPMSFQRNVRRGIRKRVETVSCCGELWASGRKGQGERATTSGTERRKPLRRDCLPGAMGAVFGLDSAPRAARTAPTSGSAPRKSRTAPVSAPQRMRSRGLFRRRFLPQRPGPRPPGSLTYPEARQARPRRAANRHPQFPQYNYQTLVPENEAAGTSVLRVVAQDPDPGEAGRLVYSLAALMNSRSLELFSIDPHSGLIRTAAALDRESMERHYLRVTAQDHGSPRLSATTMVAVTVADRNDHSPVFEQAQYRETLRENVEEGYPILQLRATDGDAPPNANLRYRFVGSPAARTPGAAFEIDPRSGLISTSGRVDREHMESYELVVEASDQGQEPGPRSATVRVHITVLDENDNAPQFSEKRYVAQVREDVRPHTVVLRVTATDQDKDANGLVHYNIISGNSRGHFAIDSLTGEIQVVAPLDFEAEREYALRIRAQDAGRPPLSNNTGLASIQVVDINDHTPIFVSTPFQVSVLENAPLGHSVIHIQAVDADHGENARLEYSLTGVAPDTPFVINSATGWVSVSGPLDRESVEHYFFGVEARDHGSPPLSASASVTVTVLDVNDNRPEFTMKEYHLRLNEDAAVGTSVVSVTAVDRDANSAISYQITGGNTRNRFAISTQGGVGLVTLALPLDYKQERYFKLVLTASDRALHDHCYVHINITDANTHRPVFQSAHYSVSMNEDRPVGSTVVVISASDDDVGENARITYLLEDNLPQFRIDADSGAITLQAPLDYEDQVTYTLAITARDNGIPQKADTTYVEVMVNDVNDNAPQFVASHYTGLVSEDAPPFTSVLQISATDRDAHANGRVQYTFQNGEDGDGDFTIEPTSGIVRTVRRLDREAVPVYELTAYAVDRGVPPLRTPVSIQVTVQDVNDNAPVFPAEEFEVRVKENSIVGSVVAQITAVDPDEGPNAHIMYQIVEGNIPELFQMDIFSGELTALIDLDYEARQEYVIVVQATSAPLVSRATVHVRLVDQNDNSPVLNNFQILFNNYVSNRSDTFPSGIIGRIPAYDPDVSDHLFYSFERGNELQLLVVNHTSGELRLSRKLDNNRPLVASMLVTVTDGLHSVTAQCVLRVVIITEELLANSLTVRLENMWQERFLSPLLGHFLEGVAAVLATPTEDVFIFNIQNDTDVGGTVLNVSFSALAPRGAGAGATGPWFSSEELQEQLYVRRAALAARSLLDVLPFDDNVCLREPCENYMKCVSVLRFDSSAPFLASASTLFRPIQPIAGLRCRCPAGFTGDFCETELDLCYSNPCRNGGACARREGGYTCVCRPRFTGEDCELDTEAGRCVPGVCRNGGTCTDAPNGGFRCQCPAGGAFEGPRCEVAARSFPPSSFVMFRGLRQRFHLTLSLSFATVQPSGLLFYNGRLNEKHDFLALELVAGQVRLTYSTGESSTVVSPTVPGGLSDGQWHTVHLRYYNKPRTDALGGAQGPSKDKVAVLSVDDCNVAVALQFGAEIGNYSCAAAGVQTSSKKSLDLTGPLLLGGVPNLPENFPVSHKDFIGCMRDLHIDGRRMDMAAFVANNGTVAGCQAKLRFCDSGPCKNNGFCSERWDGFSCDCPVGFGGKDCRLTMAHPYHFHGNGTLSWDFGSDMAVSVPWYLGLAFRTRATRGVLMQVQVGPHSTLLCQLDRGFLSVTLTRGSGRAAHLLLDQVTVSDGRWHDLRLELQEEPGGRRGHHVFMVSLDFSLFQDTMAVGNELQGLKVKQLHVGGLPPSSKEESPQGLVGCIQGVWLGSTPFGSPALLPPSHRVNVEPGCVVTNTCASGPCPAHADCHDLWQTFSCTCRPGYYGPGCVDVCLLNPCQNQGSCRHLSGVPHGYTCECADGYFGQHCEHRMDQQCPRGWWGSPTCGPCNCDVHKGFDPNCNKTNGHCHCKEFHYRPRGSDSCLPCDCYPVGSTSRSCAPHSGQCPCRPGALGRQCNSCDSPFAEVTASGCRVLYDACPKSLRSGVWWPQTKFGVLATVPCPRGALGLRGAGAAMRLCDEDQGWLEPDLFNCTSPAFRELSVLLDGLELNKTALDTVEAKKLAQRLREVTDQTSHYFSQDVRVTARLLAYLLAFESHQQGFGLTATQDAHFNENLLWAGSALLAPETGDLWAALGQRAPEGSPGSAGLVRHLEEYAATLARNMELTYLNPVGLVTPNIMLSIDRMEHPSSARGAHRYPRYHSNLFRGQDAWDPHTHVLLPSQSPQPSPTGVLPTSSGPENSTASSVVPPPAPPEPEPEPGISIVILLVYRTLGGLLPAQFQAERRGARLPQNPVMNSPVVSVAVFHGRNFLRGVLESPISLEFRLLQTANRSKAICVQWDPPGPSDQHGMWTARDCELVHRNGSHARCRCSRTGTFGVLMDASPRERLEGDLELLAVFTHVVVSVSVAALALTAAVLLSLRSLKSNVRGIHANVASALGVSELLFLLGIHRTHNQLICAVVAILLHYFFLSTFAWLLVQGLHLYRMQVEPRNVDRGAMRFYHALGWGVPAVLLGLAVGLHPEGYGNPDFCWISIHEPLIWSFAGPVVLVIVMNGTMFLLAARTSCSAGQREAKKTSMLTLRSSFLLLLLVSASWLFGLLAVNHSILAFHYLHAGLCGLQGLAVLLLFCVLNADARAAWTPACLARKAAPEETRPAPGPGSGAYNNTALFEESGLIRITLGASTVSSVSSARSGRTQDQDSQRGHGYLRDNVLVRHGSAADHADHSLQAHAGPTDLDVAMFHRDAGADSDSDSDLSLEEERSLSIPSSESEDNGRTRGRFQRPLQRAAQSERLLTHPKDVDGNDLLSYWPAPGECEATSCALQTWGSERRLGLDTSKDAANNNQPDMALTSGDETSLGRAQRQRKGILKNRLQYPLVPQARGAPELSWCRAATLGHRAVPAASYGRIYAGGGTGSLSQPASRYSSREQLDLLLRRQLSRERLEEAPASALRPLSRPGSQERLDAMPGRLEPRDRGSTLPRRQPPRDYPGAIAGRFGSRDALDLGAPREWLSTLPPPRRTRDLDPHHHPPLALSPQRQLSRDPLLPARPLDSLSRSSNSREQLDQVPSRHPSREALGPAPQLLRAREDPASGPSHGPSTEQLGILSSILASFNSSALSSVQSSSTPSGPHTTATPSATASALGPSTPHSATSHSISELSPDSEVPRSEGHS; encoded by the exons AGGGTCAAGGCGAGAGAGCCACGACATCCGGAACGGAGAGGAGGAAACCCCTGCGGCGGGACTGTCTTCCCGGGGCTATGGGAGCTGTCTTCGGGTTGGATTCAGCACCACGTGCGGCGAGGACAGCTCCTACGTCGGGTTCAGCACCCCGCAAGTCCCGGACAGCTCCAGTGTCTGCACCTCAGCGCATGCGCTCCCGAGGTCTCTTCCGTCGCCGCTTCCTCCCTCAGCGCCCCGGGCCTCGTCCCCCCGGGTCCCTCACCTATCCCGAAGCAAGACAGGCACGTCCCCGCCGCGCTGCAAACCGTCACCCGCAGTTTCCACAGTACAACTACCAGACGCTGGTACCCGAGAACGAAGCGGCGGGCACATCGGTGCTGCGCGTGGTGGCGCAGGACCCGGACCCGGGAGAGGCAGGGCGCCTGGTCTACTCGCTGGCTGCGCTCATGAACAGCCGCTCGCTGGAGCTTTTCAGCATCGATCCGCACAGCGGCCTGATCCGCACGGCCGCCGCCCTGGACCGCGAGAGTATGGAGCGCCACTACCTGCGGGTGACCGCGCAGGACCACGGCTCGCCGCGCCTCTCGGCCACCACCATGGTAGCCGTGACCGTAGCCGACCGCAACGACCACTCGCCTGTGTTTGAACAGGCACAGTACCGGGAAACACTTCGGGAGAACGTGGAAGAGGGTTACCCCATCCTGCAGTTGCGTGCCACGGATGGCGATGCGCCACCTAACGCCAACCTACGCTACCGTTTCGTGGGGTCGCCGGCTGCGCGCACCCCCGGCGCTGCCTTCGAGATCGACCCACGTTCTGGACTCATCAGCACCAGCGGCCGAGTGGACCGCGAGCACATGGAAAGCTACGAGCTGGTAGTGGAGGCCAGTGACCAGGGTCAGGAGCCTGGGCCACGTTCGGCTACTGTGCGAGTACACATAACTGTGCTGGATGAGAACGATAACGCGCCCCAGTTCAGCGAGAAGCGCTACGTGGCGCAGGTGCGCGAGGATGTACGCCCCCACACGGTCGTGCTACGCGTCACAGCCACCGACCAGGACAAGGATGCCAACGGTTTGGTACACTACAACATCATCAGTGGCAACAGCCGAGGCCACTTTGCCATCGACAGCCTCACAGGTGAGATCCAGGTAGTGGCACCTCTAGactttgaggcagagagagagtatgctTTGCGCATCAGGGCCCAAGACGCCGGCCGGCCGCCCTTATCCAACAACACGGGCCTGGCAAGCATCCAGGTGGTAGACATCAATGACCACACTCCTATCTTTGTTAGCACGCCCTTTCAGGTCTCTGTTCTGGAAAATGCACCCCTGGGCCACTCGGTCATTCACATTCAGGCGGTGGACGCAGACCACGGGGAGAATGCCAGACTGGAGTATTCCCTAACCGGTGTAGCACCTGACACACCATTTGTGATAAACAGCGCCACTGGCTGGGTCTCTGTGAGTGGTCCCCTGGACCGTGAGTCTGTTGAACATTACTTCTTTGGTGTGGAGGCCCGTGACCATGGCTCACCTCCACTTTCTGCCTCAGCCAGTGTCACTGTAACCGTGTTGGATGTTAATGACAATCGGCCCGAGTTCACTATGAAAGAGTACCACCTTCGGCTGAACGAGGATGCAGCTGTAGGCACCAGTGTGGTCAGTGTGACTGCAGTAGACCGCGATGCCAACAGCGCCATCAGCTACCAAATCACAGGTGGCAACACCCGCAATCGCTTTGCCATCAGCACCCAAGGGGGTGTGGGTCTGGTGACCCTGGCTCTGCCCTTGGATTACAAGCAGGAACGCTACTTCAAGCTGGTGCTTACTGCATCTGACCGTGCCCTGCACGATCACTGCTATGTGCATATCAACATCACGGATGCCAATACGCACAGGCCTGTCTTTCAAAGTGCTCATTACTCGGTGAGCATGAATGAGGACCGGCCTGTAGGCAGCACTGTGGTGGTCATCAGTGCCTCTGATGATGATGTGGGTGAAAACGCTCGCATTACCTACCTTCTGGAAGACAACCTGCCTCAGTTCCGTATTGATGCAGACTCGGGGGCCATTACGCTACAGGCCCCACTGGACTATGAGGATCAAGTGACCTATACTCTGGCCATTACTGCTCGGGACAACGGTATCCCACAGAAAGCAGACACCACTTATGTGGAGGTAATGGTCAATGATGTAAATGACAATGCCCCGCAGTTTGTGGCCTCCCACTACACAGGTTTGGTCTCTGAGGATGCTCCGCCTTTCACCAGTGTCCTTCAGATCTCGGCCACTGACCGAGATGCGCATGCCAATGGCCGGGTCCAATATACGTTCCAGAATGGGGAGGATGGGGATGGAGATTTTACCATTGAGCCTACCTCTGGCATCGTCCGGACTGTGAGAAGGCTAGACCGGGAGGCAGTGCCTGTGTATGAGTTGACTGCCTATGCAGTGGACCGTGGTGTGCCTCCACTGCGGACTCCAGTCAGCATCCAGGTGACGGTGCAAGATGTGAACGACAACGCACCTGTCTTCCCAGCTGAGGAGTTTGAAGTGCGGGTGAAGGAGAACAGCATTGTGGGGTCAGTGGTGGCCCAGATCACTGCTGTAGACCCTGATGAAGGCCCTAACGCCCACATAATGTACCAGATTGTGGAAGGGAACATCCCCGAGCTGTTCCAAATGGACATCTTCTCTGGAGAGCTGACGGCACTCATTGATCTAGATTACGAGGCACGCCAGGAATACGTGATTGTGGTGCAGGCCACATCTGCTCCTCTTGTCAGCCGAGCCACCGTACATGTCCGCCTGGTTGACCAGAATGACAACAGTCCTGTGCTCAACAACTTCCAGATCCTCTTCAACAACTATGTATCCAACCGCTCAGATACCTTCCCCTCAGGCATCATTGGACGCATCCCAGCTTATGACCCTGATGTCTCCGATCACCTCTTCTACTCCTTTGAGCGTGGCAATGAGCTGCAGCTACTGGTGGTCAACCACACCAGTGGAGAGCTGCGACTCAGCCGCAAGCTGGACAACAACCGCCCGCTGGTGGCCTCCATGTTGGTGACTGTCACAG ATGGCCTGCACAGTGTGACAGCCCAGTGCGTTCTGCGCGTGGTCATCATcaccgaggagctgctggccaaCAGCTTGACCGTGCGCCTGGAGAACATGTGGCAGGAACGCTTCCTGTCTCCCCTTCTGGGCCATTTCCTTGAAGGCGTGGCTGCGGTGCTGGCTACGCCTACCGAAGACGTGTTCATCTTCAACATCCAGAACGACACGGACGTCGGGGGCACGGTGCTCAACGTGAGTTTCTCGGCCCTGGCCCCTCGCGGGGCCGGAGCGGGCGCTACGGGGCCCTGGTTCAGCTCGGAGGAGCTGCAGGAGCAACTGTACGTGCGCCGCGCCGCGCTGGCGGCCCGCTCGCTGCTCGACGTGCTGCCCTTCGACGACAACGTGTGCCTGCGCGAGCCCTGCGAGAACTACATGAAGTGCGTGTCGGTGCTCCGTTTCGACTCCTCGGCGCCTTTCCTGGCTTCCGCCTCCACGCTCTTCCGCCCCATCCAACCCATCGCCGGCCTGCGCTGCCGCTGCCCGGCCGGTTTCACGGGCGACTTCTGCGAAACGGAGCTCGACCTCTGCTACTCGAACCCATGTCGGAACGGCGGCGCCTGCGCGCGGCGCGAGGGCGGCTACACATGCGTGTGCCGCCCGCGCTTCACCG GGGAAGACTGCGAGCTGGATACCGAGGCGGGCCGCTGCGTTCCGGGAGTCTGTCGCAACGGAGGCACCTGCACCGACGCGCCCAATGGCGGCTTCCGCTGTCAGTGCCCGGCGGGCGGCGCTTTCGAGGGCCCGCGCTGTGAGGTGGCGGCACGCTCCTTCCCTCCCAGTTCGTTCGTCATGTTCCGCGGCCTGAGGCAGCGCTTTCACCTCACGCTGTCCCTCTC GTTTGCGACGGTGCAGCCCAGTGGGCTACTCTTCTACAATGGGCGCCTGAATGAGAAGCATGACTTTCTAGCTCTGGAACTTGTGGCTGGCCAAGTGCGACTCACATATTCCACGG GTGAATCCAGTACAGTGGTCAGCCCCACAGTTCCAGGGGGGCTCAGTGATGGGCAGTGGCATACAGTGCACCTTAGATACTACAACAAG CCCCGGACAGATGCCCTAGGGGGTGCTCAGGGCCCCTCGAAGGACAAGGTGGCTGTGTTGAGTGTGGATGACTGCAATGTGGCTGTGGCTCTGCAGTTTGGTGCCGAGATTGGCAACTACTCATGTGCAGCTGCTGGtgtgcaaacaagctccaagaA GTCCCTGGACCTGACAGGCCCTCTGCTCTTGGGGGGTGTCCCCAACCTTCCCGAGAACTTCCCTGTATCCCACAAGGACTTCATTGGCTGTATGCGAGACCTGCACATTGATGGCCGCCGAATGGACATGGCGGCCTTTGTTGCAAACAATGGCACCGTGGCAG gCTGCCAGGCCAAGTTGCGCTTTTGTGACTCAGGCCCTTGCAAGAACAATGGTTTCTGCTCAGAGCGCTGGGATGGCTTCAGCTGTGACTGTCCTGTGGGCTTTGGCGGCAAAGACTGTCGGCTCA CAATGGCCCATCCCTACCATTTCCATGGCAATGGCACACTGAGTTGGGACTTTGGAAGTGACATGGCTGTGTCTGTCCCATGGTACCTGGGGCTAGCATTTCGGACACGGGCAACACGGGGAGTCTTGATGCAAGTACAGGTTGGGCCACACAGCACACTCCTCTGTCAG CTAGATCGGGGGTTTCTGTCTGTGACACTAACCAGGGGCTCAGGCCGTGCTGCCCACCTCCTGTTGGACCAGGTGACTGTCAGTGATGGCCGATGGCATGATTTGCGGCTGGAGTTGCAGGAGGAGCCGGGTGGCCGAAGGGGCCATCATGTTTTCATGGTCTCACTGGACTTCAGCCTCTTCCAG GACACCATGGCAGTGGGGAATGAGCTGCAGGGCCTGAAGGTAAAGCAACTCCACGTGGGCGGCCTGCCCCCCAGCAGTAAGGAGGAGTCTCCTCAGGGTCTGGTCGGCTGCATCCAG GGGGTGTGGCTTGGCTCTACACCCTTTGGGTCCCCAGCTCTTCTACCCCCCAGTCACCGAGTAAATGTGGAGCCTGGCTGTGTCGTCACCAACACCTGTGCGTCTGGGCCCTGTCCAGCTCATGCTGACTGCCATGACCTCTGGCAGACCTTTTCCTGCACCTGTCGGCCAG GTTACTACGGCCCAGGGTGTGTGGATGTCTGCCTCTTGAACCCCTGTCAGAACCAGGGGTCCTGCCGACACCTCTCGGGAGTCCCCCATGGCTATACTTGCGAGTGTGCAGATGGTTATTTTGGTCAGCACTGTGAGCACAG GATGGACCAGCAGTGCCCTCGGGGTTGGTGGGGAAGCCCAACGTGTGGCCCATGCAACTGTGATGTTCACAAGGGCTTTGACCCCAACTGCAACAAGACGAACGGGCATTGTCACTGCAAG GAGTTCCACTACCGACCACGGGGCAGTGACTCATGCCTCCCATGTGACTGCTACCCTGTGGGCTCCACCTCGCGCTCCTGTGCACCCCACAGCGGGCAGTGCCCCTGCCGGCCAGGAGCCCTCGGCCGCCAGTGCAACAGCTGTGACAGCCCCTTTGCAGAGGTGACAGCCAGTGGCTGCCGGG TGCTCTATGATGCCTGCCCCAAGTCCCTGAGATCTGGTGTATGGTGGCCCCAGACCAAGTTTGGTGTCTTGGCCACAGTGCCCTGTCCCCGGGGGGCCTTGG GATTGCGGGGTGCAG GTGCTGCCATGCGGCTGTGTGATGAGGACCAGGGTTGGCTGGAGCCTGACCTCTTCAACTGTACCTCCCCTGCCTTCCGGGAGCTCAGTGTACTG CTTGATGGTCTGGAGCTCAACAAAACAGCACTGGATACTGTGGAGGCCAAGAAGCTGGCTCAGAGGCTTCGGGAGGTGACTGACCAGACCAGCCATTACTTTAGCCAAGATGTCCGAGTCACTGCCCGTCTGCTGGCCTATTTGCTGGCCTTTGAGAGCCATCAACAGGGCTTTGGGCTGACAGCTACACAAGATGCCCACTTCAATGAG AATTTGCTGTGGGCTGGCTCTGCATTGCTTGCTCCAGAGACCGGGGACTTATGGGCAGCCCTGGGGCAGAGGGCCCCTGAGGGCTCCCCAGGCAGCGCAGGGTTGGTGCGACATCTGGAAGAGTATGCAGCCACACTCGCAAGGAATATGGAACTCACGTACCTGAATCCGGTGGGACTGGTGACGCCTAATATCA TGCTCAGCATTGACCGCATGGAACACCCCAGTTCGGCCCGTGGGGCTCATCGTTACCCTCGCTACCACAGCAACCTCTTTCGAGGCCAGGATGCATGGGATCCTCATACTCACGTGCTCCTGCCTTCCCAGTCCCCACAGCCGTCCCCAACTGGAG TTCTACCCACAAGCAGCGGCCCAGAAAACTCCACGGCCTCAAGTGTGGTACCCCCACCAGCCCCGCCCGAGCCTGAGCCCGAGCCTGGGATCTCCATCGTCATTCTCCTTGTGTACCGCACCTTGGGGGGGCTGCTTCCCGCCCAATTCCAGGCTGAGCGCCGGGGTGCCAG GCTTCCCCAGAACCCCGTTATGAACTCCCCAGTGGTCAGCGTGGCTGTGTTCCATGGACGCAACTTCCTGAGGGGTGTCCTGGAGTCTCCGATCAGCCTTGAGTTCCGCCTCCTACAGACAGCCAATCGGAGCAAGGCGATCTGCGTGCAGTGGGACCCACCTGGCCC GTCAGACCAGCATGGTATGTGGACAGCACGGGACTGCGAGCTGGTGCACAGGAATGGGTCCCACGCAAGGTGTCGCTGCAGCCGGACAGGCACCTTCGGGGTCCTTATGGATGCCTCCCCCCGTGAG CGCCTAGAGGGTGACCTGGAGCTGCTGGCCGTCTTCACGCACGTGGTCGTCTCGGTGTCTGTGGCTGCGCTGGCGCTGACGGCGGCTGTCCTGCTGAGCCTGCGTAGCCTCAAGTCCAACGTGCGTGGGATCCATGCCAACGTGGCGTCTGCCCTGGGGGTTTCagagctcctcttcctcctggggATCCACAGGACCCACAACCAG CTGATATGTGCCGTGGTCGCCATCCTCCTGCACTACTTCTTCCTCAGCACCTTCGCGTGGCTCCTCGTGCAGGGCCTGCACCTCTACCGCATGCAGGTCGAGCCTCGCAATGTGGACCGCGGGGCCATGCGTTTCTACCACGCCCTGGGCTGGGGCGTTCCCGCAGTGCTGCTGG gCCTTGCTGTTGGCCTACATCCTGAGGGTTATGGGAACCCCGACTTCTGCTGGATCTCCATCCATGAACCACTCATCTGGAGTTTCGCTGGCCCTGTTGTTCTTGTCATAGTG ATGAACGGGACTATGTTTCTCCTCGCTGCCCGCACATCCTGCTCCGCAGGGCAGAGGGAGGCCAAGAAGACCTCTATGCT GACCCTTCGCAGCTCCTTTCTGCTCCTCCTGCTGGTCAGTGCCTCCTGGCTCTTTGGCCTCCTGGCAGTCAACCACAGCATCCTGGCCTTCCACTACCTCCATGCTGGACTCTGTGGCCTCCAG GGCCTAGCAGTGCTGCTACTCTTCTGTGTCCTGAATGCAGATGCCCGGGCTGCCTGGACACCAGCCTGTCTGGCCAGGAAGGCAGCACCTGAGGAAACAAGGCCAGCGCCAGGGCCA GGGTCTGGGGCTTACAACAACACAGCCCTCTTCGAAGAGAGTGGCCTCATCCGCATCACTCTTGGTGCCTCTACCGTCTCCTCAGTGAGCAGTGCCCGTTCTGGCCGGACCCAGGACCAGGACAGCCAGCGGGGCCACGGCTACCTCAG GGACAATGTCCTGGTTCGACATGGCTCGGCTGCTGACCACGCTGACCACAGCCTCCAGGCTCACGCTGGCCCCACTGACCTGGATGTGGCTATGTTCCATCGAGATGCTG GCGCGGACTCTGACTCTGACAGTGACCTGTCCTTAGAGGAGGAGAGGAGTCTGTCCATCCCGTCTTCAGAAAGCGAGGACAACGGCCGGACACGAGGGCGTTTCCAACGTCCACTCCAGCGGGCAGCCCAGAGTGAGAGGCTCCTCACCCATCCCAAAG ATGTGGATGGCAATGACCTCCTGTCCTACTGGCCAGCCCCGGGGGAGTGCGAGGCTACATCCTGTGCTCTGCAGACGTGGGGCTCTGAGAGACGCCTAGGGCTGGACACCAGCAAAGATGCGGCCAACAACAACCAGCCAGATATGGCCCTGACCAGTGGGGATGAGACCTCCTTAGGCCGGGCCCAGCGCCAGAGGAAAG GCATCCTGAAGAACCGGTTGCAGTACCCACTGGTGCCACAAGCCCGGGGCGCTCCTGAGCTGTCCTGGTGCCGCGCAGCCACCCTGGGCCACCGCGCAGTGCCTGCTGCTTCCTACGGCCGCATCTATGCTGGCGGCGGCACGGGCAGTCTCTCCCAGCCAGCCAGCCGCTACTCTTCGCGAGAACAGCTGGACCTGCTGCTACGGAGGCAGCTGAGCCGGGAGCGACTAGAGGAGGCCCCGGCCTCTGCTCTACGACCCCTGAGCCGGCCGGGTTCCCAGGAACGCCTGGATGCTATGCCGGGCCGCCTGGAGCCTCGAGATCGGGGTAGCACCCTGCCACGGAGACAGCCACCCCGGGACTACCCAGGCGCCATAGCTGGCCGCTTCGGGTCACGGGATGCGCTGGACTTAGGGGCACCCCGAGAATGGCTGAGCACACTGCCCCCGCCCCGCCGCACCCGGGACCTTGACCCACATCATCACCCGCCTCTGGCCCTGTCTCCGCAGCGGCAACTCTCAAGGGACCCCCTCTTGCCAGCGCGGCCCCTGGACTCTCTGTCTAGGAGCTCGAACTCTCGGGAGCAGCTGGACCAGGTGCCTAGCAGGCACCCTTCACGAGAGGCTCTTGGACCAGCCCCGCAACTGCTCAGAGCCAGGGAGGACCCAGCCAGTGGCCCCAGCCACGGCCCCTCCACTGAGCAGCTGGGCATCCTCTCTTCCATCCTCGCCTCTTTCAACTCCTCAGCTCTCTCTTCTGTGCAGTCCTCAAGCACGCCCTCGGGCCCCCACACCACTGCCACGCCTTCTGCCACAGCCTCTGCACTGGGTCCCTCCACTCCTCACTCGGCAACATCCCACAGCATCTCGGAGCTGTCGCCTGACTCAGA AGTCCCCAGAAGTGAGGGCCACTCGTGA